Proteins co-encoded in one Prunus persica cultivar Lovell chromosome G6, Prunus_persica_NCBIv2, whole genome shotgun sequence genomic window:
- the LOC109949822 gene encoding uncharacterized protein LOC109949822: MDGREQHFQSLSICQRLYNIISRSLAYQTVKTVTLGPPMKQGLAQLHDESMPQKTSGRRPEEETHEAATIAQQAKPPKKTVSICDRVEDMEKAMKLRRRSKSFEKLNWLELAKEELKQKPLRSILKVGSGLSKKMAHICES; this comes from the exons ATGGATGGGAGAGAACAACATTTTCAATCTCTGAGCATTTGCCAAAGGCTCTACAACATCATCTCGAGAAGCCTAGCCTATCAAACCGTCAAGACTGTGACTTTAGGCCCTCCAATGAAGCAAGGCTTAGCCCAACTGCACGATGAATCAATGCCTCAAAAAACTTCGG GAAGGAGACCAGAAGAGGAAACACATGAAGCAGCAACAATTGCACAGCAAGCAAAACCTCCAAAGAAAACGGTTAGCATATGCGACAGGGTAGAGGATATGGAGAAAGCTATGAAGTTAAGACGAAGGAGCAAATCGTTTGAAAAGTTGAACTGGTTAGAGCTAGCAAAAGAGGAGCTAAAACAAAAACCTTTAAGATCAATTCTGAAGGTTGGTTCTGGTTTGAGCAAGAAGATGGCACATATTTGTGAATCTTAA
- the LOC18772610 gene encoding uncharacterized protein LOC18772610, protein MAILLLSLPPHPPIPPNNPKPTTPKLTPPQPTIALTDSNTSKRRFILESTSLFLISLTPQQYPVAHSSPEASATPRPSLSGIANTKSWFQFFGDGFAIRVPPQFQDVSEPEDYNTGLSLYGDKVKPKTFAARFASPDGYEVVSVVIRPSNSLKITFLEAKDITDLGSLKEAAKIFIPVGSTVYSARTIKIKEEEGFRTYYFYEFGIQEQHAALVAAVNGGKTYIAGATAPQSKWNDDGVKLRSAAISMTVL, encoded by the exons ATGgccattcttcttctctccctccctccccaCCCACCAATTCCTCCCAATAACCCTAAACCCACCACCCCAAAACTCACTCCACCACAGCCTACGATCGCTCTCACCGACTCTAACACCTCCAAAAGACGCTTCATCCTCGAAAGCACTTCCCTTTTTCTCATTTCCTTGACCCCTCAGCAATACCCAGTTGCCCATTCTTCACCAGAAGCTTCAGCGACTCCAAGACCATCCCTTTCCGGCATCGCTAACACGAAATCTTGGTTCCAGTTCTTCGGTGATGGGTTTGCCATTAGGGTCCCTCCTCAGTTTCAGGATGTTTCGGAGCCTGAG GATTACAATACTGGATTGTCCCTTTATGGAGATAAGGTAAAGCCCAAGACCTTTGCGGCACGTTTTGCATCTCCTGATGG ATATGAGGTTGTGAGTGTTGTTATTCGCCCATCCAATTCCCTCAAGATAACCTTTTTAGAG GCCAAAGACATAACAGATTTAGGTTCCTTGAAGGAGGCAGCAAAAATCTTCATTCCAG TTGGATCAACTGTATACTCTGCTCGAACCATAAAgataaaggaagaagaaggtttCAG GACTTACTATTTCTACGAGTTTGGTATACAAGAACAGCATGCAGCACTTGTAGCTGCTGTTAACGGTGGAAAG ACATACATTGCTGGAGCAACTGCCCCGCAGTCGAAGTGGAACGATGATGGTGTGAAGCTTCGGTCTGCTGCCATATCCATGACTGTTCTATAG
- the LOC18772721 gene encoding sodium/hydrogen exchanger 1: MAALESIQSQLPLQDSIFSTSTVTAICVFFTLLCACIIIGHLLEENRWANESITALLLGLVAGLVVLLVTKFQSSRILIFSEDLFFLYLLPPIIFNAGFQVKKKQFFKNFTTILLFGIVGTVISFCLISLGAYFLFKRFGFTTLTLQDFLAIGAILSATDSVCTLQVLNQDETPFLYSVVFGEGVVNDATSIVLFNAVQSLDVSDIDALTALKLLGTFLYLFFTSTALGIAAGLLSAYIIKTLYFGRHSTDRECALMMLMAYLSYMLAELMGLSGILTVFFCGIVMSHYTWHNVTESSRITTKHAFATMSFIAETFIFLYVGMDALDIDKWKASNASPGTSVGVSSLLLALVLIGRAAFVFPIANITNCFKKREGTKIEFRNQFIMWWAGLMRGAVTIALSYSQFADSSGSTSTRDSSLMITSTIIVVLFSTVVFGSITKPLISALLLQHAKPNISDATDIPSLEDLRLLFLEPGEPSGEGNSQPARKGSSFRLLMTHPTSTAHYLWRKFDDKFMRPVFGGRGFVPFVPGSPSGAAEAAEHTP, encoded by the exons atggcAGCTCTTGAATCCATACAGTCTCAGTTGCCACTGCAAGATTCCATTTTCAGCACCAGCACTGTTACTGCAATATGTGTGTTCTTCACCCTCCTCTGCGCTTGCATCATAATTGGTCATTTGTTGGAAGAGAACCGATGGGCCAATGAATCCATCACTGCCCTTCTTTTG GGTTTGGTTGCTGGGCTTGTGGTGTTGCTGGTGACCAAGTTCCAGAGTTCTCGTATTCTGATCTTTAGTGAAGACTTGTTCTTCCTCTATCTACTTCCCCCAATCATTTTCAACGCTGG TTTCCAGGTCAAGAAAAAGCAATTTTTCAAGAACTTCACCacaattttgttatttggaATAGTTGGTACAGTAATTTCTTTCTGCCTCATATCATTAG GCgcctattttcttttcaaaagatTTGGTTTCACAACTCTGACCCTTCAAGATTTCCTAG CTATTGGTGCCATATTGTCAGCAACTGATTCAGTTTGTACATTGCAG GTTCTTAATCAAGATGAGACGCCCTTTCTTTACAGTGTCGTTTTCGGGGAGGGAGTAGTGAATGATGCTACCTCCATTGTGCTTTTCAATGCAGTACAATCGCTAGACGTTAGCGACATCGATGCTCTTACAGCCTTGAAATTGTTGGGGACTTTTCTTTACCTCTTCTTCACCAGTACTGCTCTTGGTATAGCA GCGGGCCTACTTAGCGCTTATATCATAAAAACACTTTACTTTGGAAG ACATTCTACAGATCGTGAATGTGCCCTCATGATGCTTATGGCTTATTTGTCATACATGCTGGCTGAG CTTATGGGTCTCAGTGGAATTTTGACCGTTTTCTTCTGTGGCATAGTTATGTCCCACTACACATGGCACAACGTTACAGAAAGCTCAAGGATAACAACCAA ACATGCATTTGCAACAATGTCATTCATTGCAGAAACGTTTATATTCCTTTATGTTGGTATGGATGccttggacattgacaaatGGAAAGCCAGCAATGCAAG TCCAGGAACTTCAGTTGGTGTCAGTTCACTGTTGCTTGCACTCGTATTAATCGGAAGGGCGGCATTTGTTTTCCCAATTGCAAACATTACAAattgttttaagaaaagagAGGGTACGAAAATCGAGTTCCGTAACCAG TTTATTATGTGGTGGGCAGGCCTAATGAGAGGTGCAGTCACTATTGCTTTGTCATACAGCCAA TTTGCAGACAGCTCCGGTTCGACGTCGACAAGAGATAGTTCCTTGATGATCACCAGTACCATAATTGTTGTTCTATTCAGCACAGTG GTCTTTGGCTCCATAACAAAGCCATTAATCTCAGCTCTGCTGTTGCAACATGCAAAACCAAACATTTCAGATGCAACTGATATCCCAAGTCTAGAAGACTTAAGGCTTCTGTTCCTGGAACCAGGTGAGCCAAGTGGGGAAGGCAACAGCCAGCCAGCCAGAAAGGGAAGTAGCTTTAGGCTGCTGATGACTCATCCAACTTCAACTGCTCACTACTTGTGGAGAAAATTTGATGACAAGTTCATGAGACCGGTGTTCGGTGGACGGGGTTTTGTTCCATTTGTTCCTGGTTCACCAAGTGGTGCAGCAGAAGCTGCAGAACATACTCCTTGA
- the LOC18773789 gene encoding UPF0603 protein At1g54780, chloroplastic, translating into METILSSPSLSPLFNPKPSSPKTFLSPSLQPNSKSLLLTKPITSSLKKQSVPSLKTSLPIPKDWFSYAQQGLAALALSLALNFCPLLPSGNALASEFDVLNEGPPKDSYVVDDAGVLSRVTKSDIKRLMSELEYKKNFHINFITVRKLTSKADAFEYADQVLERWYPSVEEGNNKGIVVLVTSQKEGAITGGPAFVQAVGETILDATVSENLPVLATEEKYNEAIFSSAKRLVAAIDGLPDPGGPKLNDNKRESNFKTKEETDEKRGQFSLVVGGLLVIAFVVPMAQYYAYVSRK; encoded by the exons ATGGAAACCATTCTTTCTTCTCCCTcactctctcctctcttcaaCCCAAAACCTTCTTCTCCTAAGACGTTTTTGTCCCCCTCTCTCCAACCCAATTCAAAGTCCCTCCTCCTCACAAAACCTATCACCTCAAGCCTCAAAAAGCAATCTGTTCCATCACTCAAAACATCTTTGCCAATACCCAAGGACTGGTTCTCTTATGCCCAGCAAGGACTAGCAGCTCTTGCACTGTCTTTAGCACTAAACTTTTGCCCACTCTTGCCTAGTGGCAATGCACTAGCATCTGAGTTTGATGTTCTTAATGAGGGACCACCCAAAGATTCCTATGTTGTTGATGATGCAGGCGTGCTAAGCCGGGTGACTAAGTCGGATATAAAGAGGTTGATGTCGGAATTGGAATATAAGAAGAACTTCCACATCAATTTCATCACTGTTAGAAAGCTCACT AGCAAAGCTGATGCTTTTGAGTATgctgaccaagttttggagcgCTGGTACCCTTCTGTTGAAGAGGGCAACAATAAGGGCATTGTGGTGCTTGTCACCAGTCAAAAAGAAGGAGCAATCACTGGTGGCCCTGCATTTGTCCAAGCTGTTGGAGAAACTATCCTTGATGCAACTGTATCAGAGAACCTTCCTG TCTTGGCTACAGAAGAAAAGTACAATGAAGCTATTTTCAGCAGTGCCAAACGGCTAGTTGCTGCCATTGATGGGCTTCCAGACCCCGGCGGCCCCAAGCTTAATGACAACAAACGCGAATCCAATTTCAAAACCAAGGAGGAGACGGACGAAAAGCGTGGACAGTTCTCTCTTGTAGTTGGAGGATTGCTGGTGATTGCCTTTGTTGTTCCTATGGCGCAATACTATGCTTATGTCTCAAGGAAGTAA
- the LOC18772012 gene encoding uncharacterized protein LOC18772012 isoform X1: MAHPPDHGFCTNGVVRLVFVLVAVCLVGYTIRPSLHWSLKEKGSCPQCPCDCSKDFDPIPVDIINSSFSDCGKHEPEVKEEMEKDIIALMSEELSLQQTVANETLQRTDALLMGARRVSLHYQKEAEKCNAGVETCEEARERAQAELVEELRLSEVWERRARELGWTDNS; the protein is encoded by the exons ATGGCTCATCCACCAGACCATGGGTTTTGTACTAATGGTGTTGTGAGGCTGGTGTTTGTTTTAGTGGCAGTGTGTTTGGTTGGGTACACTATACGTCCATCTTTGCACTGGAGCTTGAAGGAGAAAGGTTCATGCCCTCAGTGTCCTTGTGATTGTTCAAAAGATTTCGACCCTATACCTGTAG ATATTATCAATAGCTCATTTTCAG ACTGTGGTAAACATGAACCAGAAGTGAAAGAGGAAATGGAGAAGGATATCATAGCCTTGATGTCAGAGGAGCTAAGTTTGCAGCAAACTGTAGCAAACGAAACCTTGCAACGGACCGATGCATTGTTGATGGGTGCAAGGAGAGTCTCTTTGCACTACCAAAAAGAGGCAGAAAAATGTAATGCAGGAGTTGAAACATGTGAAGAAGCAAGGGAGAGGGCTCAAGCGGAACTTGTGGAAGAGCTTAGGCTTTCAGAAGTATGGGAGAGACGAGCTAGGGAGCTTGGATGGACAGATAATTCTTGA
- the LOC18772608 gene encoding glutathione synthetase, chloroplastic has product MGASYSSCSHSSTLSTHTLLHSHPKATAFFHIRQSGLPNPSFKLNPTNQIFQTHLRIMAQPSQVLPLQGGKVEVGETQEGSGTRPLLDFHGIDQDLVEKIVYDALVWSSLHGLVVGDKSVQRSGKVPGVGMVHAPFALLPMPFPESHWKQACELAPIFNELVDRVSLDAKFLQDSLSRTKKVDAFTSRLLDIHSKMLEINKKEDIRLGLHRSDYMLDEQTKLLLQIETNTISCSFPGLGCLVSDLHRSLLNHYGEFLGLDSKRVPNNPAASQFVEALANAWTEYNNPRAVVMLVVQADERNMYDQHWLSALLKEIHNVSTLRKTLAEIDAEGELLPDGTLVVGGQAIAVVYFRAGYTPNDYPSESEWRARLLMEQSSAIKCPSISYHLAGTKKIQQELVKPNVLERFVDNKEDIAKLRKCFAGLWSLDDSDIVKDAIERPGLYVMKPQREGGGNNIYGNDVKEALMRLQKEGSEADAAYILMQRIFPTVSRTFLMRNGICYKDDTVSELGIYGAYLRNKERVILNDQCGYLMRTKAASSDEGGVAAGFAVLDSLYLT; this is encoded by the exons ATGGGTGCTTCCTATTCTTCATGCTCTCATTCCAGTACCCTCTCCACTCACACCCTTCTGCACTCACATCCCAAAGCCACTGCCTTTTTCCATATAAGACAATCTGGGTTACCAAATCCATCTTTCAAATTGAATCCAACCAATCAAATATTCCAGACCCATCTCAGGATCATGGCCCAACCCTCGCAAGTTTTGCCTCTCCAGGGTGGGAAAGTTGAAGTTGGGGAGACCCAAGAGGGAAGTGGCACAAGACCCTTGTTGGATTTTCATGGGATTGATCAGGACTTGGTTGAGAAGATTGTGTATGATGCTCTTGTTTGGAGCTCTCTTCATGGGCTTGTTGTTGGTGACAAGTCTGTTCAG AGATCAGGAAAAGTACCTGGTGTAGGCATGGTACATGCACCGTTTGCTTTATTGCCGATGCCGTTTCCAGAAAGTCATTGGAAGCAAGCGTGTGAGTTAGCCCCCATATTTAATGAACTTGTTGATCGAGTGAGTTTGGATGCAAAGTTTCTGCAGGATTCACTGTCCAG AACGAAGAAAGTGGATGCTTTTACATCTAGACTTCTAGATATTCATTCCAAGATGCTAGAGATTAACAAGAAAGAG GATATACGCTTGGGTTTACATCGCTCAGATTATATGCTTGATGAACAAACTAAACTACTCCTTCAGATAGAGACGAACACAATTTCATGTTCATTTCCAGGACTCGGTTGTCTTGTCAGTGATCTTCACAG GAGCTTACTTAACCACTATGGAGAATTTCTTGGATTGGATTCCAAAAGAGTTCCTAATAATCCTGCAGCCAGTCAGTTTGTAGAGGCTTTGGCTAACGCTTGGACGGAATACAATAACCCAAG GGCTGTAGTCATGCTCGTGGTTCAGGCTGATGAACGCAACATGTATGACCAACACTGGCTTTCTGCTCTATTGAAAGAAAT ACATAATGTATCAACTCTTCGGAAAACATTGGCAGAAATTGACGCGGAGGGGGAGCTTCTACCAGATGGAACACTTGTTGT GGGTGGCCAAGCAATTGCAGTTGTGTATTTCAGAGCTGGGTACACACCAAATGATTATCCTTCTGAATCA gAGTGGAGAGCAAGGCTACTCATGGAGCAGTCATCTGCCATCAAGTGCCCCTCAATTTCTTATCATCTAGCAGGGACCAAAAAGATTCAACAAGAACTTGTGAAGCCTAATGTTCTTGAGAG GTTCGTTGACAATAAAGAGGACATTGCAAAATTGCGGAAATGCTTTGCAGGATTGTGGAGTTTGGATGACTCGGATATCGTAAAAGACGCAATAGAAAGGCCTGGATTATATGTTATGAAGCCCCAAAGAGAAGGCGGAG GGAACAATATCTATGGCAATGACGTGAAGGAAGCCCTCATGAGATTGCAGAAAGAAGGATCAGAAGCAGATGCTGCTTATATCCTAATGCAGAGGATATTCCCTACTGTTTCTCGCACATTCTTGATGCGCAATGGCATTTGTTATAAAGATGATACTGTATCTGAGCTGGGGATATATGGTGCTTACTTAAG GAACAAAGAGAGAGTGATCTTGAATGACCAATGTGGCTACCTGATGCGGACCAAGGCTGCTTCATCAGATGAAGGTGGAGTTGCAGCTGGATTTGCAGTCTTAGATAGTTTATATTTAACCTGA
- the LOC18772012 gene encoding uncharacterized protein LOC18772012 isoform X2 produces MAHPPDHGFCTNGVVRLVFVLVAVCLVGYTIRPSLHWSLKEKGSCPQCPCDCSKDFDPIPVDCGKHEPEVKEEMEKDIIALMSEELSLQQTVANETLQRTDALLMGARRVSLHYQKEAEKCNAGVETCEEARERAQAELVEELRLSEVWERRARELGWTDNS; encoded by the exons ATGGCTCATCCACCAGACCATGGGTTTTGTACTAATGGTGTTGTGAGGCTGGTGTTTGTTTTAGTGGCAGTGTGTTTGGTTGGGTACACTATACGTCCATCTTTGCACTGGAGCTTGAAGGAGAAAGGTTCATGCCCTCAGTGTCCTTGTGATTGTTCAAAAGATTTCGACCCTATACCTGTAG ACTGTGGTAAACATGAACCAGAAGTGAAAGAGGAAATGGAGAAGGATATCATAGCCTTGATGTCAGAGGAGCTAAGTTTGCAGCAAACTGTAGCAAACGAAACCTTGCAACGGACCGATGCATTGTTGATGGGTGCAAGGAGAGTCTCTTTGCACTACCAAAAAGAGGCAGAAAAATGTAATGCAGGAGTTGAAACATGTGAAGAAGCAAGGGAGAGGGCTCAAGCGGAACTTGTGGAAGAGCTTAGGCTTTCAGAAGTATGGGAGAGACGAGCTAGGGAGCTTGGATGGACAGATAATTCTTGA
- the LOC18775334 gene encoding 39S ribosomal protein L45, mitochondrial, translating into MMAFRSLHRIRALHRTAQISESSHLLGSSRSYASGISTVPELYCRNKGHGALPWTHGSSITLRSAMAVELPIFWNDTRLLSTQVKAPAQARQMGALKVAMLSPGFIYEPYTPREKISFLKRWFTRSGWRRTKEDTVLELKSAYAITKLRKKGYSKNLFYKEAIQLYKEINTLMANGDKNSLRKAVTEKMFSELKNEIKQRESIWNKVYWEMVEPVVKIRTLRARLIGVDRNDLEKVFIQLTLEFLTKQKFEAYDSNGSIVSGDKSKEVLVRDIWVFEKSLFHDKAFWRLCGRISL; encoded by the exons ATGATGGCTTTCAGAAGCTTACATCGGATTCGAGCTCTCCATCGTACGGCTCAGATATCAGAATCGTCCCATCT GCTTGGAAGCTCAAGAAGCTATGCAAGTGGTATTTCAACCG TCCCTGAACTTTATTGCCGGAACAAGGGCCATGGAGCCCTTCCTTGGACCCATGGAAGTTCTATCACATTGCGCTCTGCAATG gCTGTTGAGTTACCCATCTTCTGGAATGACACAAGGTTGCTATCAACACAAGTAAAAGCCCCTGCACAAGCAAGACAAATG GGAGCTCTTAAAGTTGCCATGTTGAGTCCAGGGTTTATCTACGAGCCTTATACACCTCGtgaaaaaatctcatttctcAAGAG ATGGTTCACAAGAAGTGGGTGgagaagaacaaaagaagataCAGTTTTAGAG cTCAAAAGTGCATATGCCATTACTAAATTAAGAAAGAAGGGCTATTCAAAGAATTTATTCTACAAAGAAGCGATACAGTTATATAAGGAG ATAAATACTCTAATGGCAAATGGGGACAAAAATTCTTTAAGGAAAGCAGTTACAGAGAAAATGTTTTCC GAACTAAAGaatgaaataaaacaaagagaatCCATATGGAATAAGGTCTACTGGGAAATGGTGGAACCAGTTGTGAAAATACGAACTTTGCGAGCACGACTG ATTGGTGTTGATCGGAACGATCTCGAGAAGGTGTTCATACAGCTTACACTTGAGTTTCTGACAAAGCAG AAGTTCGAAGCATACGACTCAAATGGTTCCATTGTTTCGGGAGATAAATCAAAGGAG GTCCTTGTCCGTGATATCTGGGTATTTGAAAAATCTCTCTTCCATGATAAAGCTTTCTGGCGTCTTTGTGGGAGGATTTCTCTCTAA
- the LOC18773455 gene encoding phosphoglycerate mutase-like protein AT74: MQQQNCNSKPQPVLPKRIILMRHGESQANIDLATYSTTPHNKIPLTEVGLAQAHLAGAHLHRVISDIDTNSPNWRVYFYVSPYERTRSTLCQIGRSFSRTRVIGVREECRLREQDFGNFRSQVRIKAIKETKEKFGRFFFRNPEGESAADVYDRVSSFLESLWRDIDMNRLRHDPCHDLNLIIISHGLTARVFLMKWFKWTVEQFEHLNNLGNCEFQVMQLGKGGEYSLAIHHSEEELVEWGLSPEMIADQKWRAHANRGDWNERCPWYLDTFFNRLADSEDSGESEDIWHETDEKIRQSN; the protein is encoded by the exons ATGCAGCAGCAAAATTGCAACAGCAAACCGCAGCCAGTTCTTCCCAAGCGGATAATCTTAATGCGGCACGGTGAGTCTCAGGCCAATATAGACCTCGCCACCTACTCCACCACACCCCACAACAAAATCCCACTAACGGAGGTGGGCCTGGCCCAGGCCCACCTCGCCGGCGCCCACCTCCACCGCGTCATCTCCGACATCGACACCAACAGCCCCAACTGGCGCGTCTACTTCTACGTCTCTCCCTACGAGAGGACGCGCTCCACGCTTtgtcagatcggacggtcctTCTCCCGGACACGTGTCATCGGCGTCCGCGAGGAGTGCCGGCTACGGGAGCAGGACTTCGGCAACTTTCGATCGCAGGTTCGGATCAAGGCCATTAAGGAGACCAAGGAGAAGTTTGGCCGCTTCTTCTTTCGGAATCCGGAGGGAGAGTCCGCCGCTGATGTCTACGATCGTGTTTCAA GTTTTCTTGAATCATTATGGAGGGACATTGACATGAACAGGCTTCGTCATGACCCTTGCCATGACCTCAATCTTATAATAATATCACACGGGTTAACGGCACGCGTCTTCCTCATGAAGTGGTTCAAGTGGACGGTTGAGCAATTCGAGCACCTAAACAATCTTGGAAATTGCGAATTTCAAGTGATGCAATTAGGAAAGGGCGGAGAATACAGCTTAGCAATCCATCACAGTGAGGAAGAACTAGTAGAATGGGGTCTCTCCCCTGAAATGATAGCTGACCAAAAGTGGCGAGCCCATGCCAACAGGGGTGATTGGAATGAGCGTTGCCCCTGGTACCTTGATACTTTTTTCAACCGTCTAGCTGACTCGGAAGACAGCGGAGAAAGTGAAGACATTTGGCATGAAACTGATGAAAAGATTCGGCAATCAAATTGA
- the LOC18774127 gene encoding GDSL esterase/lipase At1g54790 isoform X2, whose translation MATKTRILQILTLISISLPLAKSIHFDHPAVFNFGDSNSDTGNLVSSGIETLLSPNGQIYFKNPSGRYSDGRLIVDFLMNAMELPFLNAYLDSVGLPSFKKGCNFAAAGSTILPATATSICPFSFGIQVNQFLRFKARVLELLAKGKNFSKYLPTEDFFSKGLYMFDIGQNDLAGAFYSKTLDQILASIPTILAEFETGIKKLYDQGGRNFWIHNTAPLGCLTQNVAKFGTNPSRLDERGCVSSHNEAAKLFNLQLHALTKKLQGQYTDANVVYVDIFSIKYELISNYSRYGFEQAIMACCGYGGPPLNYDSQITCGQTKTLNGTSVTAKGCSDSTDYVSWDGIHYTEAANQFVSSKILTGKYSDPPFSDKMPFLLKLKF comes from the exons ATGGCTACCAAGACCCGTATTCTCCAAATTCTCACCCTGATTTCTATCTCTTTACCTCTTGCCAAATCCATTCACTTCGACCACCCTGCTGTTTTCAACTTCGGTGATTCAAATTCTGACACTGGCAATCTTGTTTCTTCTGGCATTGAAACCCTTCTCTCTCCTAATGGACAGATTTATTTCAAAAACCCATCTGGGAGATACTCTGATGGCCGTCTCATCGTTGATTTTCTTA TGAATGCAATGGAGCTTCCATTTCTAAATGCCTATTTGGATTCAGTTGGCTTGCCAAGTTTCAAAAAAGGGTGCAATTTTGCCGCTGCTGGGTCAACTATACTTCCAGCAACTGCAACATCCATCTGCCCATTTTCATTTGGGATCCAGGTCAATCAGTTTCTTAGATTCAAAGCCAGGGTTCTTGAATTGCTAGCTAAAG GTAAGAACTTTAGCAAGTATCTGCCTACAGAAGATTTCTTTTCGAAGGGGCTTTACATGTTCGATATAGGCCAAAATGATCTTGCTGGTGCATTTTACTCTAAAACATTGGATCAGATTCTTGCTTCAATTCCAACAATTTTGGCAGAATTTGAAACAGGAATAAAG aAACTATATGATCAAGGGGGTAGGAACTTTTGGATACACAACACAGCACCTCTCGGATGCTTGACTCAGAATGTTGCCAAGTTTGGAACTAATCCATCAAGGCTTGATGAACGAGGATGTGTCAGCTCCCACAACGAAGCTGCAAAACTTTTCAACCTGCAGCTTCATGCCCTCACTAAAAAGTTGCAAGGCCAATACACCGATGCAAATGTCGTATATGTTGATATCTTTTCAATAAAATATGAACTCATTTCAAATTATTCCCGATATG GATTTGAACAAGCTATTATGGCTTGCTGTGGGTATGGAGGTCCGCCGTTGAACTATGACAGTCAGATTACCTGTGGACAAACAAAGACCTTGAATGGAACCTCTGTCACAGCCAAAGGATGCAGTGATAGTACTGACTATGTTAGTTGGGATGGAATTCATTACACAGAGGCTGCAAATCAGTTTGTCTCATCAAAGATACTCACCGGAAAATATTCTGATCCGCCTTTCTCAGACAAAATGCCTTTCCTTCTGAAGCTCAAGTTCTGA